The DNA region CCACAAACCTGATGCGGGAGGGCAAGAATGAGCAAGCAGGAGAAATCATGACAAAAAGCTTAAAGGAATTGCCTTTAAAACTGTATTCCATTCAAGATACCTTAAACAGGCTCGAAACCATCAATATCCTTTATGGCTTAAATGACAAAACAAAAGCCGCCCAGCTAACCAGACAAACTTTTTCTTTTTTAGATCAGGAACTCACTTACATTGCCTCACTGGAGCCGCGTCTGCAAATGGCTTCACTAAATGATATACAACTGGGCATGTATGTATTGGGCAATTTAGACGAACTCACTTCAAAAGGCGATGCACCAGACTTAAACCTGCAAGTTAAAAAACGATTTAAGGAACTCGAAGATACTTTTACAAGGTCGCTGGGCTAACACACCCCGGCAAACAGAAAGGGGCTTTACAGCCCCTTTTTATTATTTATTAGGTTGAGGTGTTGTCCTCAGGTAAGGCTTGATCACCTTGTGCCCTTTGGGGAACCTGGCTGGGATATCTTCAGTCTTGATGCTGTTCATAACCACTACATCCTGCCCATCCTCCCAATCGGCCGGGGTGGCTACGCTGTAGTTGGCGGTAAGCTGCAGGGAATCGATGACCCTTAGCACCTCGTTAAAGTTACGCCCCGTAGAAGCAGGATAAGTCAGCATCAATTTAACCTTTTTATCTGGCGATATAATGAACAATGAGCGTACGGTTAAAGTCTCAGAAGCATTCGGGTGGATCATGTCGTACAGATCGGCCACTTTTTTATCCTCGTCAGCAATAATCGGAAAGTCTACTTCCGTATTCTGGGTCTCGTTGATGTCCTTGATCCAGCCTTTATGAGACTCCGCAGAATCTACACTTAAGGCCAGCACTTTTACATTCCTTTTTTCGAATTCCGATTTCAGTGCCGATGTGCGGCCAAGCTCTGTGGTACATACCGGAGTATAATCTGCGGGATGAGAAAACAGCACGCCCCAGCTGTCTCCAAGAAATTCATAGAAATCAATTTCGCCAATAGAAGTTTCCGCTTTAAAATTGGGCGCTGTGTCCCCTATTCTTAAACTCATAATTTTATATTTTTAGGTGTAAACAAATGCATTAACAAGATAAATAATAATGTCTACAAATTAAGTATAGTATTTAAAATAATTCTCCCTGTTTTGTAATTTCTTCAGGCTTATTTATGAAATCAATTTCAGGCACCTTGGCCCCCAAATGTTTGTTGAACTGCTGAATGGTATAATTGGCCAGGATCGGTGTATCTTTTTCATCATGCTGATGCAGAAAAAAGTATACTTTATGGAGGCCTTTATCCAACCAGATTTTAATTCTGCTAACCCATTCATCTATCCGGGCAAAGTCAGACGCCTGATGCGCCTGTCCGTTCCCTACAAATCGTATAAATATTTCGGGTATGGTCAGTTCCATATGCACACAATCCCGCCTGCCGCTGGCATCGGTAATTACCACACCTTTTTTGAGCCGGGCGAGCATTTCAAAAAAATGCGGGCGGACGGCATCGTCAGCAAACCAGTCCTCATGTCTTACCTCCACAAAAACCTCCAGATCAACAGGCAAATGTTTGAGGTAGTTTTCAAGCACATCAAAATTCTTTGGACCAAAATTATCTCCAAGCTGCAAAAAGCAGGGCCCCAGGAATTTTCCAAATTCTGAAATACTTGATAAATAGAGATCAGTCGGTACCTCTGCATCTTTTAACCTTTTAATGTGACTGATTGTCCGGGAGAATTTGGGGCAGAACACAAAGCCGTTGTCCGAGTTTTCTTCGGCCTTAACTTTCCATTTACGGATCAGTTCAGCATTAGGGATGCTATAGAAAACCGCATTCAACTCTATAGAATTGAAATGTTTGACATATTCGTCTAAAAAATCGGCTTCTTTTGTTTTTGGGGGATAGATCATGTTAACCCACTCTTTACGCCCCCATTTTGCACAGCCTATGTAAAACGCAGGATGGCCAACAGGCTTGAGGCCTGCCAGTGTTTTTAAAGTTTGTTTACCGTCCTGGGGTAAAGTAAAATCTACATCTTTGATTTGGCTGTCTGCTACCTTTCCGAAATCCATATTGAAAGTCTATATAAAATAAAACCCCGAAACTTAGTTAAAGTTTCGGGGTCTTCAAATTTATGTGTCAATTATTAATTATAAACTTTTATCATGAACACAAAGTCCTGCATCTTCTCAATCTGTTTGGTCACCTTCAGCCCCTGTAGCTGGTTCTTTTTAGTGGTGGCTATTCTCCTTACCAAAGAATCCTGAGGAATGGCATTTAAGGCCTCTGCTATGTATTTAGATTTTACGGCAAATGCGGCTCCATCTGAATTACTTTCTTTGGCATTGATAATGCCGATCACATTTCCATAATTGTCTAATAATGGCCCTCCACTGTTGCCGGGGTTTACATTAATGGCCACCTGGTAAGCCAGTGTATCACCATTAAAACCTGTTTTAGAACTCAGGTAACCTTTTCCAAATACCACATCGTCTTTAGGATAGCCTAAAGTAAAAACCTGTTCGCCCATACCTGCGCTGCTTTTCTTTAATGAATAAGGCAAAGCTGCCAGCGGAGAAAATTCTTTGTCGGTAATTTTTAAAATGGCAATGTCATTTACAGGATCACTGTATACCATTTTAACTTTATAAGAATCGCCCTTATAGTTTTGCACATAAACAGAATCAGACTTCTCAATCACGTGATGACTGGTTAAAATGTAACCATTGGATGAAAGTGCAAAGCCTGTACCACCAAATTTTCCCGGATTTACATTAGGTTTACTGGCATTCTGGTTCGATTTCACATTTCTGATTAAACTGTTGGTTGAACTCCTAAGATTGTTCATCTCTTTGTTCAGTTTTTCATAAGAACCGTATTGCTGTGTATTTTGCTGTATAGAATAAATAGTGACTACGGTTAACAAAATAAAGGCAGCGGCCACAGCAATTGCAGCTTTATTTTTACGCCATAAATTCACAATGAAAGATGGGTGCGGGCCAAGCTGCTTGCTCAATCCTTCCACATCTATACCGGCATGCACCTGGTTCATTCTGTGTTTTAAATCAGATATGGCGGCATAGTTATCCATAGATTCCAGGAAAACCTTATGTGAAACGACCTTATGGTCAACTGCAGGATCGTTTAACCGCAATTGCTCGAAAGCTTTGGCTTCTGTCTCATTCAGTTTACCGTTTAAGTAATCTTCTATTATACCTTCTAACTCTATCTCGTTTCTCATATCAAATTAAGATTGAAAAAATAATTTCTTTAACCTTTGTAAACATTTGTATTTCTGTGTTTTGGCATTATCTGTATTGGTATAGCCAAACTTTTCACAGATCTCCTGCATAGAAAGGTTATTTATGTAAAAATCCTGAATAATAGTTTTACAGGGTTCACCCAGGTGAAGAAGGGCCGACTGCATTTTTTCAAATTGCTGGTCTTTTTCTTCATGCTGTTCTACATCAGACTCCAC from Pedobacter africanus includes:
- a CDS encoding S1C family serine protease — its product is MRNEIELEGIIEDYLNGKLNETEAKAFEQLRLNDPAVDHKVVSHKVFLESMDNYAAISDLKHRMNQVHAGIDVEGLSKQLGPHPSFIVNLWRKNKAAIAVAAAFILLTVVTIYSIQQNTQQYGSYEKLNKEMNNLRSSTNSLIRNVKSNQNASKPNVNPGKFGGTGFALSSNGYILTSHHVIEKSDSVYVQNYKGDSYKVKMVYSDPVNDIAILKITDKEFSPLAALPYSLKKSSAGMGEQVFTLGYPKDDVVFGKGYLSSKTGFNGDTLAYQVAINVNPGNSGGPLLDNYGNVIGIINAKESNSDGAAFAVKSKYIAEALNAIPQDSLVRRIATTKKNQLQGLKVTKQIEKMQDFVFMIKVYN
- a CDS encoding peroxiredoxin, giving the protein MSLRIGDTAPNFKAETSIGEIDFYEFLGDSWGVLFSHPADYTPVCTTELGRTSALKSEFEKRNVKVLALSVDSAESHKGWIKDINETQNTEVDFPIIADEDKKVADLYDMIHPNASETLTVRSLFIISPDKKVKLMLTYPASTGRNFNEVLRVIDSLQLTANYSVATPADWEDGQDVVVMNSIKTEDIPARFPKGHKVIKPYLRTTPQPNK
- a CDS encoding DUF72 domain-containing protein — protein: MDFGKVADSQIKDVDFTLPQDGKQTLKTLAGLKPVGHPAFYIGCAKWGRKEWVNMIYPPKTKEADFLDEYVKHFNSIELNAVFYSIPNAELIRKWKVKAEENSDNGFVFCPKFSRTISHIKRLKDAEVPTDLYLSSISEFGKFLGPCFLQLGDNFGPKNFDVLENYLKHLPVDLEVFVEVRHEDWFADDAVRPHFFEMLARLKKGVVITDASGRRDCVHMELTIPEIFIRFVGNGQAHQASDFARIDEWVSRIKIWLDKGLHKVYFFLHQHDEKDTPILANYTIQQFNKHLGAKVPEIDFINKPEEITKQGELF